One part of the Spirochaetaceae bacterium genome encodes these proteins:
- a CDS encoding ABC transporter permease subunit codes for MAVASDRTRALLREMYRHRAYYLIILPAIVCFIVVKYIPIGGIVLAFKNYTITGGIWGSEWAGFKYFERMLGSADFLRVFRNTIVISLLKMATVFPAPIVFALMLNEVFNLRLKKTFQTISYLPHFISWVVAAGLFRSFLSFEGPVNYLLELFTDQRVVFMKDPFFFMMVVVTSGVWKTVGWGSIIYLAAIAGIDPELYDAAEIDGAGRMQRIVHITLPAILPVIVVLFLLRIGEIFDAGFDQIFNLYSPIVYSVGDIIDTYVYRQGLVNLQFSYTTAVGLSKNILGLIMLLIMNYVVKRLGARGTVL; via the coding sequence ATGGCGGTCGCCTCCGACAGGACGCGCGCGCTGCTGCGCGAGATGTACCGCCACCGCGCCTACTACCTGATCATCCTGCCCGCCATCGTCTGCTTCATCGTCGTCAAGTACATCCCGATCGGCGGCATCGTGCTGGCATTCAAGAACTACACCATCACCGGCGGCATCTGGGGCAGCGAGTGGGCCGGTTTCAAGTACTTCGAACGCATGCTCGGCAGCGCCGACTTCCTGCGCGTGTTCCGCAACACCATCGTCATCAGCCTGCTCAAGATGGCCACCGTGTTCCCGGCCCCGATCGTGTTCGCGCTGATGCTCAACGAGGTATTCAACCTGCGGCTCAAGAAGACCTTCCAGACCATCAGCTACCTGCCCCACTTCATCTCCTGGGTGGTGGCCGCCGGCCTGTTCCGTTCCTTCCTGTCGTTCGAGGGGCCGGTCAACTACCTGCTGGAGCTGTTTACCGATCAGCGCGTGGTGTTCATGAAGGACCCGTTCTTCTTCATGATGGTGGTGGTCACCTCGGGCGTGTGGAAAACGGTCGGCTGGGGGTCGATCATCTACCTGGCCGCCATCGCCGGCATCGACCCGGAGTTGTACGATGCCGCGGAAATCGACGGCGCCGGGCGCATGCAGCGCATCGTGCACATCACCCTGCCCGCCATCCTGCCGGTGATCGTGGTGCTGTTCCTGCTGCGCATCGGCGAGATCTTCGACGCCGGCTTCGACCAGATCTTCAACCTGTACAGTCCGATCGTGTACTCGGTGGGCGACATCATCGACACCTACGTCTACCGGCAGGGGCTGGTGAACCTGCAGTTCAGCTACACCACGGCGGTGGGGCTGAGCAAGAACATCCTCGGCCTGATCATGCTGCTGATCATGAACTACGTGGTAAAGCGGCTCGGCGCCCGCGGGACGGTGCTGTGA